ACAACTATGAATCATATACACATAAGAGCCGTTATGACAACCACCTGATTGGGATAATCCTACTTTTTtacattgtattatttattcCTGCTTTGGTATGAAATTAAGGTTCTTCCATTTCCTTTCCAGATTTATTTGATCATTTACCTTAAAAGATAAGCGCAAATTCTATGCTTTGTAATTCAACGCAATGGCTGTTGCAAACGTGTTGAGAGCAGCTCCCTGCAACAATAACACAGATTCACAATAACTGTATCTTCCTGTGTTTGCGGAGCAGTAAGATCAGGACATATAAGGGCAAGCTGTGAGGTCTATCCGGGGGAGGATGGAAGtaaaggaggatgaggagggagggagcaagggagggaggaaaggaataagggagggaggggagtggaagGGCCTCCTGTTTGTCCTCTTTGGGAGGTGGCTGGGGTGCAGGAATTAGtctgagggaaagggggggggacgACATGAAAAACAATAAAGCAAAATAGTCAAACAGAGCTTCCTTTGAAGATGTGTCTGGGAAACATGCAGGGCATTTGGCAGGCTTATAGGCGGGGCAAAGCGaaaactgtgtgcgtgtgtgtgcatgcgtgtgtgtgcatgcgtgtgcgtgtgtgtctggagggtgTTGGGTCTAAAATTAAGTGCAAGGAGGGGAAACTGACCCCTAGTCAGAGAGCAGCGTCTCAGTAAGAAAAACATACACAACATAAATTTAGCTGGATTGAGGCGGGTTTCTCCTGTAGCCCTGCTCTACAGAAGCAAATTCAGGTCTAGGCTTGCACTCTCACAATCAATTCCAATCAGTAGGTTAGGTTGATCAAGAGTTAACTGTTAACTTGAACTGTTCTCCTCCTACCAAACCCTCAGGAAGCTCATGTTTTCAATAATGCATTTTGAAGACTGAAGACAGGGTGCAGCAAATGATTGGTAGCTAACAGTTGAAAGATTGAGAGTAACACGATGGCTTGCAAAGAACGTGGTGGGTTAACAGAACATGTTAATGGTTCCATGTTGATTTGGTATTCAGAGATCTCTTAAAGTAGGCAACCCATGTATGAGGTAATCAGGGTAAGAGGTGTTGCTAAATCATCTCTAGCTATAAAAAAAGAAGTCATGGTGGGTGTAGAGAGAACTTGGGTCAGAGTCCTGTTTCATTTTGGCACCACATGTTAATATCTCACTGACAGTGACAAAGAGCTAGGTGCAAGAAAATACACTGTTGAGAAGTAGATTCACTCAAGTGAGACATTTATAAACTCTCCCTGAAAATGTAGATCACGTTTAAAACCATGTCAGAGATGACTGTTTATACAATGCCTTAATTTTCTCATTTAGACCTGTCGATCAAACAAACTGGATTGACATTTGTATGCATGTGTCCTTTCAGCCCTACTAAAACTCCTAAGAACAAATGTATTGAAACTATCAGTTGGTAACAAAGTATATACATTTCCCAGTTTCCTTGCACTTTAACAAGTTTAATTTAATTCTACACAAATTCTACACATTCAAATGTGTACACTGACCCACAATGTAACAAACCTTCAGGCTGCTGTCTGTGTGAACTTGAACAGTTGACCAGAAGCGTTCGGCGGTGGCACTGGCAGTGAAGTATATCTTCCACTCGGCTGAAGTCAGTTATAGCTTCCTTGTTGTCTTCTAAGAACTAACCTGGAATCTCTCTGGATGGCATTTCTTTAGAGAAATCATTTTAGAGCTTTTATTAATGATGGCGTGAGATCTCATCTAACATTCTGAATTTTAATAGTAGATAATGTTAGATTATATTATAAGTAGGCCTAAACTGGAAAAATGCTCATTAgatcagtggcgattttagactctTTTTATGGGTGCTCAAACACATCTAAATTTCATCTCTGCACCCTtaaaaataacaacaataaaaatTCAATGAAAATTCTATAAGTTTTAGTGCTCTAATGTGttaaaacaatgtttattttttgttgacACATCCTTATTgtttcatttgatgctggtagttcatgaagaaagggactttcttcgtttttatattcattcaatatgaataataataaatacatgtcTTAATTTTTATCCTGTGAAATTATtgatttattagcaagggggtttaaccCTCTAGccaggcactgtattcatgtcacattctcatccgggctgagcacccctaaaagtcTGATACCAGAATCGCCCCTGCACTAGATAATGTGTTCTTCACTTATGTCCGCTTTTACATTTTAGTTAGCTGCACATCACTGGTTTCAGATAACGATCATGCATGAATTATACGGGTCATTAATATATTTTATGTATAATAAAATATTGAATACCCTCCCTGTACTCTACAATTATAGATGTCATCAAAGTTTTTAAGGGTCAACTTTCACTGCCAAATGCTTGTCAAGCATCAGCCCAGTTCAAGACCACACTAAAGCTACGTCACGCATTTGGAATGCAGTGACGAGTGCCGCTAAAGGCCTATGACAAACGCAGGATCCACGAGAAAGTAGGTTAACGAAATTAGACAAAAAGAAACTAGTTTGCGAATAACTTTTATTTAATATCATCCTGTATGTGAAACGAGTGAAGTGTTATTATTTTCGCAATGTGGTTTGCAAAGTTCGCTTTATATTCGTGGTAGCCTTGTTTGTAGTCTGCGAGTCGAGTCGCTGTTCTAGTAACACCCAAACAAGTAAACAAACAGATCATTAACTTAATTGCTGTGATTTTACCTCCATTACCTTGCTTGGAGATcataattgtttattttatacAGTGACGCAGACATTTTATTTTAGAGCAGGCAACAGCAAAAGATTGAGGTTTGCGTTTTCATGTGAATGAATTACTGCACATGTCGTCCTCTCCAGAATGGAAACTTAAATACATCCGCATTTAAAGAGCTTTTATTTCCATAAAGACCACTGCTGGGCAATGTAAAAAGAGTTCACGGCGATGCAGACCACGCTAATCAAATCATGTTTTACAGATGAGCGAGAAGGCAAGAAGACACAAAGCTTCAGGAAATTAAAAGGTAGGAAATGTTTTCTCATTTGACGTTAACTCGATGATGCATTTAACATTCCCATGTATCTCTTAAGTTGTATTGCTTTACATCGCGTCAATTTAACACCATTGGTACACACTTAAGCTATCTATCGGCAACAGTATTGTAGTACACTCCTCTACAGTAGCGTACTGTACCCCATTCATTTGAAGTTTGACAGTTTGCCCGTATCACAGTCTTGCCTCTCCTTGTGGAGATATATAGCTAGTTAGAACAAATATAAATGCTGGTTCTCATGCAAATCCACCCAAGGACTTTAGCAAATGGCTTTAATCACAGAATAAAAAAGCCGATGTGATTAATGTTACGGCCCACCAATCCTCGGATTTGAGTGTGTGCTCAGCCGGATTTAGTAGGTTTAAATCAGTTCGGTGGTGGGGCAGTCGTTCCATCTTGTGACAGTCGAAATCGAAATTTAGAGACGGAGACATGACTCTAATGACATTGTTTTCCCCCAAACTCCTATTAATGACAGTAGGCCCTAACTAGATAAGGGAAGGACCTTCCCCCCAACAGACTTTAATGTTATTGAAACAAagtgaaatgtgtttgttattgtCAGGGATATAAGCCTCTTATCGTGTACATTATTGACGCCATATTTCCACCCTAACGCTGTGTCTGCCAGTGTTTTTATTTTCCCAAAGGGAATATATATTCTGTGCAATATTGTTTGTGAACCAGGTGTTTCTTTTTAGCAAAGTGACAATATTACACAACATTTCCTGTCCCaatgttgtaacttaatttggAATCTGTTAAGTGTAAACAGCAGAGACAATCTCTATTGTGGTGGATACAGAATGGGTACAGAACCACCATGAGGGCTCTGCACCTGTGGtatatcatgtgtgtgtttgtgtggtagaagtagggttgtgtgtgtgtgtgtgtgcttgtacttgtgcatgtgtgttttggagctaGGGCCCTGTCTGCTGGAAATCCCCACACTATGGGGAATAGCACTGTCTTCCTGCTTCTCAACTGTAAGTCTATTGTTCAACCAGCTTGGCTTGGTTGCCATAGGAAACTGGAACCTGGCCAAGGCAGCATCTCTTGGTTTCCAGTGTTTTCATGATGACTAAAATACATTGATGCAGTTATGACCAATTGTGCCATCCCATTGTGCAGAACCATAAAAGCTTTAACTGAGCATTCTGTTATCCTGAAGGGCAAAGTTAAAGTGCAGCGCAATTATAGAGAGCTTGTTTAAAATGACTCTCAGTATGCTCACAGTAGCAAAAAGAACAACCATCCTTTTGTGTTCAAAGTTTCCCCAAAACAAAGTTTCCCCAGTCTTCCTAAACGAAATCGAGTAATTCTCTTCTTTTTCGTCTTTCAAATAGCCTAACATCATGTTTAGCTTAACAGATCTATCCCCATCATTCTTGTTTTCAGACACCCCACAGGACATGTCTGGTCCTACCTGGTTGCCGCCGAGAACTCTGGGTAGCCCAGAGAGACCCGCCCCTCAGATGGCCCACTCTGGACCAGCCATCTACGCCCTGCCTAACAAAAAGATCTCATCCGACCCTCGGCCCAAATATGGTGGCTATGATCAAAacggaggtggaagaggaggcggTGTAGCCACTAGATACATGGCTACAGGACCGGCAGGTAACAACATGGCGGCCTGCCAAGTGGATTGTCGAATTCTAGTGACCTCCCGTGTGTTCTGTGTTGAAGGACGGAATCTTAGGGTGGAGGTCATGCACTGGTGAGATTTGATCTATCAACGCATGACGTGACTATCGTGTCGTTGTGGTTTCTGTGTTTGATCCAATCGGCAGGTGGGCCCAGGCCACATCCATCCAATGAGCGCTACTACCATCCTGGCCCCGGGCCCAACGAAGAACGCAGCTGGGCCCCACACATGGACAGCTACGAGTTAATGGTAGGTGCACCAGCGCCATACTTTCACTCACACTGTAATTAGTATTTTTAGAACTAAACATGACTTTCAAGTCAAGTTAAAGCCCCTGGATTATTTTGTGTGGAGGGCAGTGctttcatttttcttcttcaatgTGTTTTCGTCGTTCTGTCACGTTTTATGGCGTGTCTGTAACGTTAGCAACGTGGCCCAGAGAAGCCAGGGGGACACCACTCCAACATCGACGCAGAGATCGACTCCCTCACCTGCATGCTGGCAGACCTGGACAGCAATCCTCAGAACTCCAGCACACATGTATGAGTACAAtcactttttattttattttttactactAGGGTCTCCTCAAGTATCCTGGCATTTCCCCCCCTGAAATATGCCCCTCTGCTATCCGTAGATATTTTAAATAACTGTTTCACTCCACAGCTGTATGACAACGTGCCTTACAACCAACACCTCTCAGGGGAACGATACAAATCTTCTGCGCAGACCGGAGCCCCTTCCCAGGGTAGACCATCCATGGgctacccccctcacccccagaacCACTACCACCCAGCGCCCCCTTACCCCAATGACcaccagggtcagggtcagtaCACCAGCCCCCACCAGCTGGACTACACCTACTCGTCTGCCCCCAAGTCCTACCCCCAGCCCGTCCCAGCCTCCTACACCACAGCCTCCACGCCTACCGGCCCCAGATTCAGTGTCCAGGTGAAGACAGCCCAGCCCGTCACTTACTcccagacagggaggcaggcagagcaggcctacacccctcccccaccccaccagcaCAGCTCACGCCCACcaccccagacccagaccaggcctcagggcTGGTACCCACCCCATCCCACCTCTCAGGCCCAGGACGGGCACTCTGAAGCAGGGTACAAAGGGGGCGGCGCAGCAGGGTCTGGAGGAAGAGCGAACCAGGGCCCTGCGCTCAAGAGGGGTCCAGAGATTCACCAGTCAGGGTCGGGATCAAGCACAAGTCCTGCCTACCACCCTGGCATGGTAGGTCCAAAACATATAGAGGTCACATCACGGAAATGACTAGCCACATCATTATTCCTCACTCATTTCTAACAAATTCCTCCTTGACCAGGCTTTGACCATGCAACCTAGTGCATGTTTCCAAAGCATGTTCCTTCATCTTCTCTTCTTTCCAGCAGGGGTCAGCACTGAAGCCAGAGGAAGAGCTGGACCGCCTCACCAAGAAGTTAGTGTACGACATGAACCACCCCCCTACAGAGGAGTACTTTGGTACGTGCCGTGTTGATGGACATGAGGTCTAGACTCGGCCCATGTTTTGGAGAGGTCCTGACAGGACAAACGAGCCTGACGAATGTCCCCCCACCTCCGTTTCTTTTCCCTCCTTTCCCGTCCCCTCAGGTCGCTGTGCCCGCTGCGGGGACAACGTCCTGGGCGACGGCAGCGGCTGCATCGCCATGGAGCAGGTGTTCCACGTGGAGTGTTTCACCTGCATCACCTGCCACGCCCGTCTCCGCGGGCAACCGTTCTACGCCCTGGACAAGAAGAGCTACTGCGAGAACTGTTACATTGTGAGAGGAGCCCATCTCAAACCCCTCTGTGCATCTCTATTTTCCTGTTATGTCCAAATATGAGCATTGTTTCAATTCACAACGCAATCTCACACCTCCTTCCGCACTCTCTCCCAtcttcgctccctccctccatcctttcctCCCTGTAATCCTCCCTGTCAGAGTACCCTGGAGCGTTGCTCCAAGTGCTCCAAGCCCATCCTGGACAGGATCCTGCGGGCTATGGGCAAGGCTTACCACCCTTGCTGCTTCAACTGTGTGGTGTGCGGCTGCTGTCTGGACGGGGTGCCCTTCACTGTAGACGCCACCTCCCAGATCCACTGCATAGAGGACTTCCACAGGTCAgcacggaacacacacacacacacactcacagtaaaGCTGCTGCCTTATGTATTTACCTGCATTAGTTATGGTTGGGGATCGAAGCTATTTCAGTGTGTCGTGTACCGTATGACGTCGTCGAAAGTTGAGATTGCCAATCTGACGGTAACCTTTCGTGCGTATCcgaacacacgcgcacacacacacatccaggaaGTTTGCCCCGCGCTGCTCCGTGTGCTGCCAGGCCATCATGCCAGAACCGGGCCAGGAGGAGACGGTGCGCATCGTGGCCCTGGACCGCAGCTTCCACGTCAACTGCTACGTCTGCGAGGTGACACTGGCGTGCGGGCG
This sequence is a window from Hypomesus transpacificus isolate Combined female chromosome 25, fHypTra1, whole genome shotgun sequence. Protein-coding genes within it:
- the trip6 gene encoding thyroid receptor-interacting protein 6 isoform X1; the protein is MSGPTWLPPRTLGSPERPAPQMAHSGPAIYALPNKKISSDPRPKYGGYDQNGGGRGGGVATRYMATGPAGGPRPHPSNERYYHPGPGPNEERSWAPHMDSYELMQRGPEKPGGHHSNIDAEIDSLTCMLADLDSNPQNSSTHLYDNVPYNQHLSGERYKSSAQTGAPSQGRPSMGYPPHPQNHYHPAPPYPNDHQGQGQYTSPHQLDYTYSSAPKSYPQPVPASYTTASTPTGPRFSVQVKTAQPVTYSQTGRQAEQAYTPPPPHQHSSRPPPQTQTRPQGWYPPHPTSQAQDGHSEAGYKGGGAAGSGGRANQGPALKRGPEIHQSGSGSSTSPAYHPGMQGSALKPEEELDRLTKKLVYDMNHPPTEEYFGRCARCGDNVLGDGSGCIAMEQVFHVECFTCITCHARLRGQPFYALDKKSYCENCYISTLERCSKCSKPILDRILRAMGKAYHPCCFNCVVCGCCLDGVPFTVDATSQIHCIEDFHRKFAPRCSVCCQAIMPEPGQEETVRIVALDRSFHVNCYVCEECGLLLSSEGEGRGCYPLDGHILCKSCSARRIQDLSAKISTDC
- the trip6 gene encoding thyroid receptor-interacting protein 6 isoform X2 encodes the protein MSGPTWLPPRTLGSPERPAPQMAHSGPAIYALPNKKISSDPRPKYGGYDQNGGGRGGGVATRYMATGPAGGPRPHPSNERYYHPGPGPNEERSWAPHMDSYELMQRGPEKPGGHHSNIDAEIDSLTCMLADLDSNPQNSSTHLYDNVPYNQHLSGERYKSSAQTGAPSQGRPSMGYPPHPQNHYHPAPPYPNDHQGQGQYTSPHQLDYTYSSAPKSYPQPVPASYTTASTPTGPRFSVQVKTAQPVTYSQTGRQAEQAYTPPPPHQHSSRPPPQTQTRPQGWYPPHPTSQAQDGHSEAGYKGGGAAGSGGRANQGPALKRGPEIHQSGSGSSTSPAYHPGMGSALKPEEELDRLTKKLVYDMNHPPTEEYFGRCARCGDNVLGDGSGCIAMEQVFHVECFTCITCHARLRGQPFYALDKKSYCENCYISTLERCSKCSKPILDRILRAMGKAYHPCCFNCVVCGCCLDGVPFTVDATSQIHCIEDFHRKFAPRCSVCCQAIMPEPGQEETVRIVALDRSFHVNCYVCEECGLLLSSEGEGRGCYPLDGHILCKSCSARRIQDLSAKISTDC